The genome window TCATGATTGCAACCAAACTAGTAATCGATTGGATcttaattaaacatataaataattaaaagaggcattattaaattgttcaatGCCATAAATTCAATCTAAATATTATGGATTTAATTTTAAGGTGGTTACGATTAATACCCAAAATTTATTAACGCAATTACAGGAGGAATTATGTACATAGATAATACTTTATCGACAGATCTATTACGCCGGTAATTTACCACTAACATGAAAAGAAAACAGAGACATTTATAAATTCGCTTCGTtacttcattaatattcattggTTTACTTTgatgatattttcattttaattttccattttattctttacgttagaaattttaataaaaatgttattaaaataaagcaCCAAGTATTAATAAACCTGTTTTGTCAAGAACaacttcaattaattatatctgtgattataataattaaattaaagataCGTAATTATAAgtaagatttataatattttcatacgtAAATTCTGATTCGACATATCGATAATACAATTCACGTTTCCTAAGGTTGTTACAGAATCTCGAAACTTAATATGAAGCGCGTGTGATCATAGTTCAAAACGATACAAAAATTTAAGTACTCAGCTGTCATTTATGATAGCCGTAGTAGTAGTTCAAAATGGTAGATGAATCGACGAAGAAAACATTAAGTAACATTCCATTGTTACAAACAAAAGCGGGTCCCAGAGATAAGGATCTATGGGTGCAAAGATTAAAGGAAGAATATCAAgcattaattaaagtaaataatatttcactacGTATGCTTTCCATATGGTTACTATCcttctacaaattttaatttatttttactttcgtTATAAACACGTTTGGAGTAGCTTTATCCAACGATACTGagttttaatttttacagactttattaattaacataatttttgtatacatttcagtatgtaaaaaataataaagaatctgACAATGACTGGTTTCGTTTGGAATCAAACAAAGAGGGTACAAGATGGTTTGGAAAATGTTGGTACATTCACAATCTCTTGAAGTATGAATTTGAGGTTGAGTTTGATGTAAGTTACTTTTTTTGATAGTGTATATACAGAGGTaactttgaaataatttcaattacttaataagctttaaaaattttgatataataaataatataaagataattGTAGATTCCAGTTACATATCCGACAACAGCACCTGAAATTGCTTTACCCGAATTAGATGGTAAAACTGCAAAAATGTATAGAGGTGGAAAAATTTGTCTTACTGATCATTTCAAACCCTTATGGGCAAGGAATGTTCCAAAATTTGGAATTGCCCATGCCATGGCACTTGGAGTAAGATTTTCATTTAAcaactataattattaattaataaattatcatagTTTTGTAAGCattcaaattgatatttttagcTTGGACCATGGATGGCAGTTGAAATTCCTGATCTTATAGAGAAAGGTGTTGTAGCACATAAAGATAATGTAGATAAAAAATCATAACAttgttattgtaaaatataaatgaaataatttttctttaattgttaattaatgttaACTTATGTATTAATCTTAAGGAAAGGTTTGTACAATAAACATACCAATTtctttactaaatatttacaatgatttACATCTCACTTATCTtcatctattttaatttttttagtatCTTTTATAATCTCATCTAATTTGTATAAATCCTTGAGTGATACTTCTCCAGTGCCCCTTTCTAGTGGTTTTGGTTGTGAAGGGTCTGGTTTCCAACCTActaagtaaattatttgaaatgttgcAGGTACAAATGTTGTACCATCTTCTTTAGTTTTTCCATACAGTTCATTATATATTGTAGAAGCAGCAAGTAGAGTATCTTTATTTAAACGTAATTTTCGCTTAATAACTGCATTATTTTCAGCCATTCctacaaaattaaatactgtaatataatgcatgaataaaatacatatttatttgtaaatcaaaaaataaataggTACCTTTTAAATCCCACATTAACTCAAACATATTTGGATAGCCAATAGTTATTTCATCTGTATCAATTGTCAACATTGTAAATTTTGCTCTGTTTAACAAGGTTCCAATGTCTCTAATTTCAGCAAATGGTGAAATGTGAGCTGAAATCCCACCATCCCTTTCCAACTCTGCTAACTGCAAAGAACTCCTAGAGATAAATAGTAATACATATAGTACTAATAATCCTGTTTTCCTTGAACATTAAATTACCTTAATTCATATAATGTTTCTGCACCAAACATAGCTGCTAAGAATACTCCATCCTTCTTTAAACTGTTATTGATACTTGCAAAACAGCCTGGCAAATTGTTCACCCAGTGAAGACTTAATGAACTTATGACTAAATCTAGACTGTCCGGTTCATATGAAAAATTTTCCTCGTCCATAACTGTTCTTGTTACTTTAATTCCTTCTGCAATCTTCGCTTGATCTAAAAAGCTTGGACACAtatccattaaaattaattcttctATGGACTCCGCAGAGAGGTGTTTGGACACATGACCACGACCACATCCTAAGTCAAgtgttttattgaattttctctTTATATCAAATACTCTATCTGACAGTCTGTAACCTACTTCATCTTTGATgtaatcatatagttttacatcagATGCTGACGCCGCTCGTTCTCTTTGAAGAAGTTTTGCGTTCCTGTCGAAAACGTACATAACACTATCAGATGGTAGTGCGAAATTCAATGAACTACTAACAATACGACGAATTTGATTGTTAAATGTCTGCCGAAATATGCAACATTCAAATAATGCATGCGTTTCCTTGATCCGatgaaattttaacatttttatgttttgtttCCTTCCAACAATCGTGTAatctgaataataataatatttatagaatattcgTTCAGAATATCTGATAAATATCACCCTTGATAATGCATATAATACAACAGCTTCATAACATAACCTATACAGCTCTCACGAGTTACGATCGAAAAATGTTATCtcttgaattaaattataattaagattgtgtttgaataaatgtaacgtactttattattacatttaataatcatttattattcatcttttcaaaataatataaaaatattgaatcaattttcttcaattttacattttaatatctGCAATTTGAATCGatgtttttattgatattttcataatatacaaatatcatAATGCAAATAAACGTAAAAAGGAGGTAATTAACTTTGTAATAATTCTAGAATTCATGTAACGCTAATGTTTTATCatcataacattttattattacatcatTTTTATAACGACGTATTTATCATTACAGTTAAAAGTGTTGTAATTCATTTCTTACTTGTAAGAAAACATTGCatagaaaaattctatacataaatgaatattttcttactAAAATCACATATATCTTTCAAGAGACAAAGATAAGTTATTGTACATTCACGTGGTATCCTACATCATATATACGCGTGACTGTGTGTGGGTGTGTGTCTgtgtatctctctctctctctgagtAAATTTGTGTGCATATTTCGAGTATTCCTGTtacatttaatgtaatatattatttgaaatattcattaaaagaatatattagTGCAAATATAGTATCATATGACAgcgtataaataaaaagtattacgTTCTGAAATATTAGTCAAACAAGACAATTTTATGTGACCATATAAAAAAatcaatgtcatttaaaaatttattttaataatttaaaaaaaaatatattacacaattaaATAAAGCGATTCTCGTTTtggtttcaaaataatattataaaatatttttaaaggtaccgaattattgatttaatttgCAAGGCAGGACCCACTCAGATGTATACTTCTAAGAGTTATTATggataaatttgtataatgtgTTAGTAAAGGTTTTATGTAATTCGTAATATAAAAagtctataaaaaaaatattactgatattaaaatgtgtacataatttaatatgaacttgtataaaaattgaaaaatttacatACATAGCAGAAGCATGTAgtaagtttataaaaaattgtaatttctacGTAGCCTTACTTAAGCGTGAAaatgaatctaataaaaatgtttagaacATAGATGtaagattataaatattgtgcTAGTTTAAATTCTTGTATGATTTGAAACAcgacatttttacattttcttattttatatactattttcGTCTACACAACTGATTCAGTAGAGTTCAATCCAATAatgtttaacaatataattaagtacaattattttaatattaacaatcattaattgcaatacaaatattatttatatgtatttcatCTTAGCGTGTTCTGCCTTCTAATAtgttaaaatttacaattaataaatgtttcataatcctgggtaaatattaaaagaaaaattctatataaaagtcAGTCCTAGATATTACTAACAAAATTTGTACAGTTATATAATCACAatacagaaaaaaaaacaaatatcattatacattttgaggtacaatatataatattacacctGAAACTGAAGAGACTTTAGGGAGTTTCGTTGtatattcaagaaaatatgTATACCATAAAAAAGCCTTTCTACTATTGGTTCTTAGAAATAAGCATAAAAAATAATCGTCTATGTTCAGATAAATTTGTTACctaattaatatttgatgtaATACAGATAGCAAGCTAATTGTATGAAAGCaatgatatatttgtaatatacttgaaataattattagtaaaaCCTTTCATTCGAATGTTCTGGAATATTACTGCAATTCAATTgccataaaaatattcttcattttttttataatacaatttttaattttaaaacgtTGCTAATTACTTTTAAGTGATCAACTATAAAATGTTGGAATTATAatcttttactttatatatatatgtatatatatatatatttttttttctcttatgTCTTTACGAACATGCTGTAAGTAATAATCACCGTTTCGAAATTAAAACTGTGCACTGCATACAGATACAAGCAACTAAATTTCTCcttctatttctctttcttttattctttctcTCACTCATTCATTCACTCACTCAATATGTATTCTGAACACATAGTGTACATGTTCAGAAATATTAGAAACGATTGAACAATtcgcaaaatgaaatttttacaaaCAGATCATGTTACGAGAATAATATCAAAGCTTTAAACCACATGTGATGAGAGTAACAAAGCCTCTTCTCTGCTTTTCAAAGATCTCGATAATCAACTGATATTAACAAGAATTACTTTGGCCTCAAATTACTGATAGGACTGGATAACGTGAAATGTGCTGACGTTGTAATAGTCGATGCAGTACTTGTAGGTATAGGTATGTCACCAATATTTGTTGTAGcgtttgtttcacttttataacGAATATTAGTATATTCTCGACCTAAATGAAGAGACTTCTGTAAAGACGTTAAAGAAACATGTATGAGTATCACTtggagatatatatatatatatatatacatataggtaaagctaattacatatatttgtttACCTGCTCTGCCTGCATTCTCTGTGATACAGTTTCAATATAGTGTAATACAGCAagatacacaaatttatattgtGCCTCTGTCTGAACCATTCCTGACCTTTGTGAACGTACTCTTTGAATCGTTCTTTGAATATCAATTTCACAATCCAAACCTGCAAATAGAAtgcttataaagttttataaaaacgCACAGCAATTAtaccaaaataataaaatacagaatatattatgaattgaatattaccaTGCCGCTTAATTTGATCAAGAATCATATCAATAACAATAAATGTTCCTGTCCTACCAATTCCAGCACTACAGTGCACAAGAATTGGCCCTATACTAGGCACGTTCTGGCCACTTGATGTTAGAGACGCAGCAATTGATTCTTGCCTTGCGTTAACATCATGAAGGAAATTTAATACACACCCAGGGTCTGAAGGAACACCATGGTCAGGCCATGCCTACAAGTTTAATGTACATGTCACAATCTACTTTTTACTGTACAAGACATTGCTCAAATAGAGAAGTAACAGCATTGTAAGTATGTTtcaaaatacttttttttttattaaaatgaccGACAATGTTGCCTTCTGCCATAAGAACATTACCATTACtccattaaaattgatattaaattacttgaaagtGATAATGATAAATCCTCCTAGATTCTGCAAAACACGGCTTATTTccatgtaaaataaattctcgTAGTGTATAATCTGCTGTTGAAGTGCGAGACAAAGCACGTACTTTCCATTCACCGCCATATTCTGTAACTTCGCCTTCCTCTGGCCAGTAACGAGCACatttattctaaaataaataaatatatatgtatatgcgtGTGCATGTATAAATACATAACTTCTAAATAATTTAGATGTATTTTCGTTCAAGTAACGCACTTTTCCCCTCTCCATTTCTTTGGTGGTCATTACTATTACCCTGGTATTTTCTTGATATACCATATGCCAGAAGTCTGGTATTGTATTGGGAAGGCAACCTTGTGTTGcgatataacatttattaaatgtacCACCGTCACCAACGGTAATGACTGCGTTAGGTTGTCCGTCCCCTTCTtcgttctataaatatttatgtgcaAACAAGTTTCAGTACATGTgagaaaaacaaatattaactcATGCAGAAAAATTTACCCTAATATAATTAGCATTAATGTAGTCAGCTCCAGGAACATTGGGATCTACATCCTTCAAGCGTACTCTTGTGTGATCAACTACGTAATAATTATATggaaattaacaattatttatcaaaacaaTTAAGAACAACCAAACTAGAAAACATCTTAcaaggtaaaatatttttatatcggtTCTTTGCGCGGTTTTCGGGACGTAAACCTTCCTTCCTAGAAAATAAGTGACGACATTCCAACTGTTGCAGTGACTCAAATTCTTCCCAGAAACCAGCTTTTCCTTTACCACGTCCGGCTCCCACTTCGTTACTACCGGTGGCTCCATTCCAGCACAACCATCCATTTGAACAGCCATTTTCTTTATGCAACTGCCTCACTCTGCTTTCGATGCCACTAGCATTTATACGGGTAGCATTGAAAGGTTGCCTTGATAAATAGAcaataaatatatgtagaaaaatatacatgtataaatagTGACTGAGTTTATGCAGTTCCTACCTTAAATGAACAACACTTCCACTTGTTTCAACCATTGGATTACGTTTATAGTATTCTATCAGATCACTTAGACTGTCAAACTTATCACCTCCTCCAACGTCGTATTTATTATCCTataacatttgttacctttcaaTATCAACATGCCacaagttataattatacattgtaataaattgaaaagtattgaaaaaatgatatatgtaagtaacatgtaataaaagatataattaACCTGAGATCGTATTATAACATGTGTAACACGATCATCTGTGCGTACAGATAATACAAAGTCACCAGGTTTACTTTGGGATTCACGCACCAGAAATGATCCATTTTTACCTCGCTCCAGCATTAAACGTTCTGCTTCTTTAGCTGATAAATGGCCATGGAACCACCTTTACccatattttactattaacacATACCATGCTATATGCGTGCATTTGAAGTAATAATCACAAGAAAAAATGTTCCAATGCATGACAAAacttattgttataattattgttgAAACAATAGCTATGTTTCgctttgaataaataaatacctttCAGTTGTTGGGTCTGCACAGTTCAAAGGAtacttcaattcaataatttctccatttttctcGCGCAACTGTCCCCCGTTTTCCATATAAAATTGCACAAGTTCAGATAACGTGGCAAACTTTTCACCACCATAAAGATCATAGAAGTCTcctgtattttgtattttgataTGAGTTACTTCACCATTTCGTCTGAgatgaaaatacaaaaacacAGATTATAAAACTATCATGAGTCAATCCTTTCTCAAGAATATGTACAATTATGTGAGAAGATAATAAACACAATGTATACTATGCTCTTACCTTACAGATAATGTAAAATCACCAGGGTTGGATGAACTTGGGCGTGCCAAAAATGAACTATCATAACCTCGTTCCATTAATAAACGCTCTGCTTCTAAACCCGAAATATTGGGATGAAACCATCTGTAACAAATATCATGTCATTATTAATACTTTCCTCAAAGTTGtatgaaaacaataattatacgATATAAACACTATTCTACAGAAATCGGTAGATACTGTATAAATGGTTCAAAACATTTGCTCCAACATAAATTCTAAAAGACAAAACATTAGAAATATAATGTGAAACATTATAAGATGTagaagatataattttatttgaattattaactatgaaaactactaatgtaaattaaaataaagatgataacaataattaaacgTGTTTTAGGAGGTACAAGAGAATTCATTGTAGAACGCAATTACAAGTTCTGCTTAAACAATTTAAACTTTCGATTCCAAACTATATGAGAACACACATAATTAACTTAATAAAAAGTGTGAATATCTGCATCTAGAAATATCCATGACggatatttgtataaattagaaTTGTTCTTCCCATTT of Nomia melanderi isolate GNS246 chromosome 5, iyNomMela1, whole genome shotgun sequence contains these proteins:
- the LOC116424606 gene encoding arginine-hydroxylase NDUFAF5, mitochondrial isoform X2; protein product: MFSYKNAKLLQRERAASASDVKLYDYIKDEVGYRLSDRVFDIKRKFNKTLDLGCGRGHVSKHLSAESIEELILMDMCPSFLDQAKIAEGIKVTRTVMDEENFSYEPDSLDLVISSLSLHWVNNLPGCFASINNSLKKDGVFLAAMFGAETLYELRSSLQLAELERDGGISAHISPFAEIRDIGTLLNRAKFTMLTIDTDEITIGYPNMFELMWDLKGMAENNAVIKRKLRLNKDTLLAASTIYNELYGKTKEDGTTFVPATFQIIYLVGWKPDPSQPKPLERGTGEVSLKDLYKLDEIIKDTKKIKIDEDK
- the LOC116424621 gene encoding tyrosine-protein phosphatase non-receptor type 11 isoform X2; the encoded protein is MERGYDSSFLARPSSSNPGDFTLSVRRNGEVTHIKIQNTGDFYDLYGGEKFATLSELVQFYMENGGQLREKNGEIIELKYPLNCADPTTERWFHGHLSAKEAERLMLERGKNGSFLVRESQSKPGDFVLSVRTDDRVTHVIIRSQDNKYDVGGGDKFDSLSDLIEYYKRNPMVETSGSVVHLRQPFNATRINASGIESRVRQLHKENGCSNGWLCWNGATGSNEVGAGRGKGKAGFWEEFESLQQLECRHLFSRKEGLRPENRAKNRYKNILPFDHTRVRLKDVDPNVPGADYINANYIRNEEGDGQPNAVITVGDGGTFNKCYIATQGCLPNTIPDFWHMVYQENTRVIVMTTKEMERGKNKCARYWPEEGEVTEYGGEWKVRALSRTSTADYTLREFILHGNKPCFAESRRIYHYHFQAWPDHGVPSDPGCVLNFLHDVNARQESIAASLTSSGQNVPSIGPILVHCSAGIGRTGTFIVIDMILDQIKRHGLDCEIDIQRTIQRVRSQRSGMVQTEAQYKFVYLAVLHYIETVSQRMQAEQKSLHLGREYTNIRYKSETNATTNIGDIPIPTSTASTITTSAHFTLSSPISNLRPK
- the LOC116424606 gene encoding arginine-hydroxylase NDUFAF5, mitochondrial isoform X1 → MLKFHRIKETHALFECCIFRQTFNNQIRRIVSSSLNFALPSDSVMYVFDRNAKLLQRERAASASDVKLYDYIKDEVGYRLSDRVFDIKRKFNKTLDLGCGRGHVSKHLSAESIEELILMDMCPSFLDQAKIAEGIKVTRTVMDEENFSYEPDSLDLVISSLSLHWVNNLPGCFASINNSLKKDGVFLAAMFGAETLYELRSSLQLAELERDGGISAHISPFAEIRDIGTLLNRAKFTMLTIDTDEITIGYPNMFELMWDLKGMAENNAVIKRKLRLNKDTLLAASTIYNELYGKTKEDGTTFVPATFQIIYLVGWKPDPSQPKPLERGTGEVSLKDLYKLDEIIKDTKKIKIDEDK
- the Ufc1 gene encoding ubiquitin-fold modifier conjugating enzyme 1 codes for the protein MVDESTKKTLSNIPLLQTKAGPRDKDLWVQRLKEEYQALIKYVKNNKESDNDWFRLESNKEGTRWFGKCWYIHNLLKYEFEVEFDIPVTYPTTAPEIALPELDGKTAKMYRGGKICLTDHFKPLWARNVPKFGIAHAMALGLGPWMAVEIPDLIEKGVVAHKDNVDKKS
- the LOC116424621 gene encoding tyrosine-protein phosphatase non-receptor type 11 isoform X1 — its product is MASRRWFHPNISGLEAERLLMERGYDSSFLARPSSSNPGDFTLSVRRNGEVTHIKIQNTGDFYDLYGGEKFATLSELVQFYMENGGQLREKNGEIIELKYPLNCADPTTERWFHGHLSAKEAERLMLERGKNGSFLVRESQSKPGDFVLSVRTDDRVTHVIIRSQDNKYDVGGGDKFDSLSDLIEYYKRNPMVETSGSVVHLRQPFNATRINASGIESRVRQLHKENGCSNGWLCWNGATGSNEVGAGRGKGKAGFWEEFESLQQLECRHLFSRKEGLRPENRAKNRYKNILPFDHTRVRLKDVDPNVPGADYINANYIRNEEGDGQPNAVITVGDGGTFNKCYIATQGCLPNTIPDFWHMVYQENTRVIVMTTKEMERGKNKCARYWPEEGEVTEYGGEWKVRALSRTSTADYTLREFILHGNKPCFAESRRIYHYHFQAWPDHGVPSDPGCVLNFLHDVNARQESIAASLTSSGQNVPSIGPILVHCSAGIGRTGTFIVIDMILDQIKRHGLDCEIDIQRTIQRVRSQRSGMVQTEAQYKFVYLAVLHYIETVSQRMQAEQKSLHLGREYTNIRYKSETNATTNIGDIPIPTSTASTITTSAHFTLSSPISNLRPK